From a single Thermodesulfovibrionia bacterium genomic region:
- a CDS encoding ParB N-terminal domain-containing protein, producing MESILNLHLDEIEISKITKNPQNPRGQYVRSEDEHFEYLKRSIKTFGLIVPLVVQKIDEEKYLLIDGERRYNALKELGIKK from the coding sequence ATGGAATCAATATTAAATTTACATCTAGATGAAATTGAGATTTCAAAAATTACAAAAAACCCTCAAAATCCAAGAGGCCAATATGTAAGAAGTGAAGATGAACATTTTGAATATTTAAAGCGATCAATAAAAACATTTGGCTTAATAGTTCCATTGGTTGTTCAAAAAATTGATGAGGAGAAATATTTACTTATTGATGGAGAAAGAAGGTATAACGCTCTAAAGGAATTGGGCATTAAAAAA